From the Asterias amurensis chromosome 1, ASM3211899v1 genome, the window TTGTGCCTTACCCTACAACTTTTCAATACTTCTTCACACAATCTGTAAATGCAATATTCAGTCCTTGATAacacagaaaaagaaagaaaaaaaaaacatattgagCAACTTACAACTGATGTAAACTTtaactatacattgtacatgtaatgtttACAAATCTAGGgtgtattatttaaattatgcAGAACATGTTGAAAAACTAATTGCTCTGttactatttattttgtgtcaggCTTATCTTGATTGCTGCAATTATGGTTTAAAAAAGaggttttaaaatgtttttttttctttacatctttgattgtattttaaatgtttctctgGATGATTGATACTCCTGCTACAAACTTTGAAATGAGTcggctttcagattgaaatcaATCAGTGTTATTTACAATAATAACCAAACAACTTGTCTTAGaaacaaatgtttgaaaatatttCTTACTTTACTCCAAAGATGAGCATTTCCAAGGTAGAATATAATTACTAGCCACAGGAACTCCTAGTCGTTGGAAATACTGATGACACCACCAATCATACCTGCAGTAGGAGAATGTAGCTTAACATTAGATAGAGATCAATTTATACTTTGCAAACTTGAATGACGGTACTAAGAAGCCCAAGGAGTTCAGAGTGGCCTGTTGCTCTTGATTTCTTCTCCTGTCTATCATCGATCCGTTGGATCATCCACTATCTCAACGTTCGTGAAGACGAAAGCGGAATGAGCATCGTTGTTCTAGGAGTATCTTCTAATATGTTAACATCAAGTAAATTCTAATatgttgcgataacgtaaccctcctcccaacggccgccaggaggagggttacgttatcaaaACTACTTCTAATAATGTACTTCTCATCTACTCCTAGTCTTTGAGGTTCGTTCTTCTATCAGTATAGCGGAGCTAACCTCGTAGTTCAAGGAGAACTGCTGATCATGCTCATCACAGTttggcaaattaaaaaaaaattaaataataaaagtgCAATGGTTTACGCCgcaatattttcctttttttaaaaagaaaggtTTGACCCCTGCTTGATTTAAGAAATTTTATCATTGAATTATGTTATACAACTAGGGCCTAATACCTGTCGGACCTCTTACATGTTCCTTAGGCGTATAGCTGCAATTCGACACTTACTCACTACTAGCGCAGCAGAACAGCTTATTCATGCTTTCATCACTAGTAGGCTTGACTTCTGCAATAGTCTCCTGGCCGGGCTTCCTAAAAACACACTTCATCGCCTACAATCTGTCCAAAATGCCGCAGCAAGATTACTGACTGGTACCAAAATATCTTCACACATTTCTCCTATTTTACACAATCTCCAATGGTTACCCATTCATTCCAGAATCCAATACAAGATCATCCTTCTGACATTCAAGGCTCTCCATGGACTATCCCCTACCTACATACAGAACATGATTCGGCCCCGTAGTGCCAGGCCGGGTCTGAGGTCATCTGGCAGCATGCTCTATGTTCCTCTGACCCGTTTATCCAGCTATGGGGACAGggcattcagtaacatttcacCACGCCTCTGAaactctctgcctcaacatctaaaggacacacatgacatctctcgattccaacattctctcaaaacccatctcttcagattagcctTTGCAGATATTGAGTGaagttttcttcttgttctttgaccagcgcctttgaatgttccacagatttagtgcgctttataaatgctgtattattattattattagggcctagttgcgataacgtaacccccTCCTGATGCCCGcgaggaggagggttacgttatcgcaactacctcACTCCCGACGGCCGCGAGGAAGGtcatgttatcgcaactaatacTATATAAAACATACCTCTAGCCAATTAAGAACATAACAAAAACGGGAGTATTGATTTTGGGGAAAGTTTCTGATCAcaacaccactttttcattcgatatgaattAAATGGTACCTAGTTTTACCTTATTAAAGCcatattggacactttcggtacagaaaaaaaaattaaaatttcacagatttacaaataacttacagggtttacagaaggaaatggtgaaagacttctcttgaaatattgttccatgaaatgctgtactttttgagaaaacattaaaacagtatattaaaattctcgatatcgagaattccggttttattttaaacacaatccatgtcatgacacggcgaagcgtgccgaaacaagggtgggttttcccgttattttctcccgactccgatgaccgattgagcctaaattttcacaggtttgttatccgttattttatataataagttgtgatacacgaagcttgggctttggacaatactgtttaccgaaagtgtccaatggcttcaatgtcatgagatatccctttttgtaaaaattagtgaaaaagtggtggcgtgatatGTAAGTCATCCGATTTTTGAAACA encodes:
- the LOC139945279 gene encoding uncharacterized protein, translating into MTVLRSPRSSEWPVALDFFSCLSSIRWIIHYLNVREDESGMSIVVLGVSSNMLTSRPNTCRTSYMFLRRIAAIRHLLTTSAAEQLIHAFITSRLDFCNSLLAGLPKNTLHRLQSVQNAAARLLTGTKISSHISPILHNLQWLPIHSRIQYKIILLTFKALHGLSPTYIQNMIRPRSARPGLRSSGSMLYVPLTRLSSYGDRAFSNISPRL